The Microtus ochrogaster isolate Prairie Vole_2 unplaced genomic scaffold, MicOch1.0 UNK32, whole genome shotgun sequence genome includes a region encoding these proteins:
- the CUNH19orf12 gene encoding protein C19orf12 homolog isoform X2 encodes MPIQVDDIMKLLCSISHERKMKAAVKHSGRGALVAGTVAFVGGLVGGPPGIAFGGAVGGLLGAWMTSGQYKPVPQILMELPPAEQQKLVNEAAAIIRNLDWTDAIQLTALVMSNQAMQQKLLAMLATYVTKELQAEIRYDD; translated from the exons ATGCCCATCCAGGTAGATGACATCATGAAGCTCCTGTGTTCCATTTCCCAcgagagaaaaatgaaggcagcCGTCAAGCACTCTGGGAGGGGTGCCTTGGTTGCGGGGACAGTGGCCTTCGTCGGTGGTTTGGTTGGTGGCCCGCCAGGAATTGCTTTTG GGGGGGCTGTTGGGGGCCTGTTGGGGGCCTGGATGACAAGTGGACAGTATAAGCCCGTTCCTCAGATCTTAATGGAGCTGCCCCCTGCCGAACAGCAGAAACTCGTTAACGAAGCCGCGGCTATCATCAGGAACTTGGACTGGACAGATGCTATACAGCTCACTGCTCTGGTCATGAGCAACCAGGCCATGCAGCAGAAGCTCTTGGCCATGCTAGCCACCTATGTCACCAAGGAGCTACAGGCCGAGATCCGCTATGATGACTAG
- the CUNH19orf12 gene encoding protein C19orf12 homolog isoform X1, with amino-acid sequence MWSAEMPIQVDDIMKLLCSISHERKMKAAVKHSGRGALVAGTVAFVGGLVGGPPGIAFGGAVGGLLGAWMTSGQYKPVPQILMELPPAEQQKLVNEAAAIIRNLDWTDAIQLTALVMSNQAMQQKLLAMLATYVTKELQAEIRYDD; translated from the exons atgtg GTCTGCCGAGATGCCCATCCAGGTAGATGACATCATGAAGCTCCTGTGTTCCATTTCCCAcgagagaaaaatgaaggcagcCGTCAAGCACTCTGGGAGGGGTGCCTTGGTTGCGGGGACAGTGGCCTTCGTCGGTGGTTTGGTTGGTGGCCCGCCAGGAATTGCTTTTG GGGGGGCTGTTGGGGGCCTGTTGGGGGCCTGGATGACAAGTGGACAGTATAAGCCCGTTCCTCAGATCTTAATGGAGCTGCCCCCTGCCGAACAGCAGAAACTCGTTAACGAAGCCGCGGCTATCATCAGGAACTTGGACTGGACAGATGCTATACAGCTCACTGCTCTGGTCATGAGCAACCAGGCCATGCAGCAGAAGCTCTTGGCCATGCTAGCCACCTATGTCACCAAGGAGCTACAGGCCGAGATCCGCTATGATGACTAG